Within the Staphylococcus warneri genome, the region TTTAGAATATCCTCCCCTATCAACCTCATATAACCTGCTAAAACAATCCACTGAACCCCTTCTGCAGAAAGTAATGATAACAAATGTTGTTCATAATGAGATTTTGACTCAAAGCGCTTTGGCTCATTAATATGCACTGATACGCCTAGTTGTTCTGCACGTTTAATACAATATGCATCATGGTGATCTGTATAAAGTGCAGTAATTTCAATATCCTCTATATGTCCTTGTTGAACATGTCGTACAATATTTTCAAAGTTACTTCCAGAACCTGATGCAAAGATTGCTACTTTGGTCACGTTTATACCCCCTGAATATGAATCGGGTTATGACTATCTTCTACAATGCGTCCGATTTCATAGGCATTCACATTAAGCTGTTTTAAAATATCCATCGTCTTATCTTTCTCTATTTCATCGACGATAACAGTAAAACCAATGCCCATATTAAATATGTTATACATCTCATCAGTACTAATATTGCCTTGTTCTTGTAACCAATCGAATATTGCAGGTGTAGGAAATGCATTTGCATTTATTTCTGCAGATAATCCATCTGGCAATGAACGAGGAATATTTTCATAAAAACCACCACCAGTAATGTGATTCATCGCTTTTATTGTTACATGTTTTTTTAATTCTAATATTGGTTTTACATATAATTGGGTTGGTGCTAAAAATGTTTCTAAATACGTATGCTGACCAAATTTATCGTTAAGGTTTATACCTGACTTTTTAATGAGTTGTCTCACTAGACTATATCCATTTGAATGAATACCATTGGATGCCAATCCTATAATTACTTGACCAGATTTCACGTCTGAACCATCAATATATTCATCTTTCTCAACTGCACCAACTGCAAAGCCTGCCAAATCATATTCACCTTCATGATACATTTCACCCATTTCGGCAGTTTCGCCACCGATTAAAGCCGTATTAGTTTCTTCACAAGCATCACTGATACCTTTAACAATTTGTTCAATGATTTCAGGAACTACTTTATGCGTTGCAATATAATCTAAGAAGTAAAGCGGCTCTGCACCTGTAGTTAAAATATCATTCACACACATTGCCACCGCATCTATACCTATAGAATCATGCTTATTATGATCAATTGCTAATTTCAATTTGGTACCTACACCGTCTGTTCCTGAAACTAATACTGGTGCTTTCATATTGAGTTGAGATAAATCAAATGTTGCACCAAAACCGCCTAATCCACCGATAACTTCCTTACGTATCGTACGTTTAACATGACTAGACATTCTTTCTACCGCTTCATAACCTGCATGGATATCTACACCTGATTGTTCGTATGCTTTAGACATTTATATTTCCCTCACTATCAAAGTAATGTTTATTTTCATTAATATATGCTTTTTGACGATCACTTAAATGCTTTTTATAATTCTCTTCGTAATCAAACAATCCAGCCGGATAGTCTCCTGTGAAGCTTTCAACACACAAACCACTATATGGCGCGTCATAATCTAAACCTATAGATTCAATTAATCCATTCACACTAAGATATGCAAGCGAATCAGCGCCTATATATTCACAAATTTCTTCTGGTGATTTACTCGCTGATATTAATTCAGCAGTTGTTGATACATCAATACCATAGAAGCTTGGGAACATAAATTCTGGAGACGCAATTCTGACATGTACTTCATTAGCTCCTGAATCCTTTAACATCTTTACAATACGTTTAGAGGTAGTACCTCTGACAATAGAGTCATCCACTAAGATGATATTCTTTCCTTCTACAATATCTTTAACTGCTGACAATTTAACACGAACACCTTGCTCACGAAGTTGTTGTGTCGGTTGAATAAATGTTCTCGCTACATATTGATTTTTTACAAGACCCATTTCATATGGAAGCCCTATCTCTTCGGCATAACCGCTAGCAGCTGATAAAGATGAATTAGGCACACCGATTACCATATCTGCTTCTACTGGACTTTCTTGTGCTAAACGTTTACCAGAGGCTTTACGAACAGCATGAACATTTTTCCCAGCAATCGTAGAATCTGGTCTAGCAAAATAGATATATTCCATGGCTGAAATTGCGGTATTTGTATGTCTTGTATACGATTTAACTAGGATGCCATCATCGTTAATAATGACATATTCACCGGCATGAATATCTTGCACAAATTCTGCTCCTAAGACGTCAATAGCACATGTTTCACTAGCTAGAATATAGGTGTTATCTTGCATTTTCCCGACGACTAAAGGTCTAATAGCATTAGGGTCAACTGCACCATATAATGCATCTTTAGTTAACACTGCGAATGTAAATCCACCTTTAATTTGACGTAAACTTTCTTTTAAAGCTTCTTCAAATGTAGGTGCTTTACTTCTTCGGATTAAATGCATAATCACTTCAGTATCAGATGACGAATGGAAAATGGCACCATGTTTTTCAAGGTTTTGTCTTAAAGATTGGGCATTAATAAGGTTGCCATTATGACAAATCGCAACACTCATATCATAAAAGTGATATAAAAAAGGTTGAATATTTTCTATACCTTTATTACCAGAAGTAGCATATCTCACATGACCAATTGCATTATGATAATCTTTTAATCTTGATAATTGATCATCTTTAATGGCTTCTGTTAGTAATCCAAGACCTCTTTCACCTACTAATTCTTCATGATTGGCAGCTACTATTCCTGCACCTTCTTGACCTCTATGTTGTAAACTATGCAACCCCATATAAGTTAATTGAGCAGCATCTGGATGATTCCAAATGCCAAAAACACCACATTCCTCATTTAGTCCTGAGTAGTTAAACATTGGCTAATAGCTCCTTCCCAAACATCTTTGATATCTGCTACGTTTTTGATAATTGTTGTTTGGTTATTTGATACTACGAACTGATTACCATCATTAAATTGACCAATTTCAATTGCATTTTCAATGTTTAGTGATTCATTTTCTTTTACAGAAATAATATATCTACCTTGAGATTCACTAAATAACTGTGCATTAGATACATCTATTTTTGCCTCTAACCCTAAATCATAATGTGCACTTATTTTTGCTAGTGTAATTAATAAACCACCTTTTCCAACTGTTTGAACATGTGATGCAGCACCGTTTCTAATAGCTGATTTAACCGCTTCACCTTTTGCAACCTCATCACTTAGATCAATTGATTCAAATTCATGATTTACTGTGCCATATATTAATTTTTCTAATTGGCTACCGCCGAAGTCATCACGTGTATCTCCAACGATATATAATTTTTCTCCAGCTTGTGGTTTAAAATCAGCTAAATAGTTAACATCATCAATTAAGCCAACCATACCAACTACTGGTGTTGGGAAGATGGATGTACCTCGTGTTTCGTTGTATAACGATACATTTCCTGATACAACAGGCGTTTTTAATACATCACATGCTTCTGCCATTCCTTTAGTAGAATCAATTAATTGTTGATAAATTTCTTTTTTCTCTGGAGATCCATAATTCAAGCAATCTGTCATGGCTAGCGGTGTAGCACCTACAGCAATCAAATTACGATATGCTTCTGCTACAACCATTTTCCCGCCTTCATAAGGTTGATTAAATACATAACGTGCTTCACCATCAATCGTTGAAGCAATTGCTTTATTCGTACCTTCTACTCTTACCACTGATGACTGTAGTCCTGGTTTAATAATCGTATTAGCACCCACTTGTTGATCATATTGCTCATATAAATAATGTTTTGAAGCAATCGTTGGATGTTTTAATAACTGGTCAAATACATTCTCAATATCGATATGACTATAGTCATTTTTAGATGTATTGTATGCTTTCTCTTCACCTTCAAGAATATAAACTGGTGCTTCATCCGATAAAGGTTGTACCGGAATATCTGCAAACACTTCATCTTCATATGTTAAAACAAAGCGATTTGTATCAGTTACTTCTCCAATGACTGCACTATCTAATTCATGCTTTTCAAATAAGTCTAAGAATTTTTGTTCTGTTCCTTTTTCTACAACAAGTAACATTCTTTCTTGAGTTTCAGAGAGCATCATTTCATATGGTGAAATACCTGGTTCTCTAGTTGGTACTTGGTCCAATCTTAAGTGGAGGCCACTTCCACCTTTAGCCGCCATTTCCGAAGAAGATGAAGTTAATCCTGCCGCTCCCATATCTTGGATACCAACTAATTCATCGAATGTGATAGCTTCTAATGTTGCTTCCATTAATTTCTTACCAACAAATGGGTCACCAATTTGTACAGATGGTCGTTTGCTTTCACTTTCTTCAGTTAATTCTTCAGATGCAAACGTTGCTCCGTGAATACCATCTCTACCTGTTTTTAACCCTACATAAATAACAGAATTACCTACACCTTTAGCTGTCCCTTTTTGTACCATGTCATGATCAATAATGCCGACACACATAGCATTGACAAGAGGATTACCATCATAGCGGTCATCAAACTCGATTTCACCAGCAGTTGTTGGAATACCAATACAGTTACCATAGCCACCGATACCACTAACTACGCCTTTAAGCAGTCTCTGATTTTGCTTGTTTGATAACTCACCAAAGCGTAAGCTATTTAATAAATTTATAGGACGTGCTCCAATAGAAACAATATCTCTGATGATTCCTCCCACACCTGTAGCAGCACCTTGATACGGTTCAATAGCTGAAGGGTGATTATGTGATTCCACTTTAAAAACGACTGCTTGGTTGTCACCAATATCTACAACTCCAGCGCCTTCTCCTGGTCCCATTAATACATGTTCGCCAGTAGTAGGAAACTGTTTTAAAAATGGTTTTGAATGTTTGTAAGAACAGTGCTCACTCCACATAACTGAAAAAATACCCGTTTCAGTAAAATTGGGTTCTCTGCCTAAGATTTCACATACTTTATCGTATTCTTTATCACTTAATCCCATATCTTGATATAGCTTTTCCAACTTAATTTCTTCAACACTTGGTTCGATAAATTTAGACATTTTGTTCCCTCCAACTATTTACCATAGCCTCAAATAATTTAACGCCGCTATCAGTACCTAATAATGACTCCATTGCTCTTTCCGGATGTGGCATCATACCGCAAACATTACCTTCTTTATTAACAATGCCTGCAATATCAGCATATGACCCATTAGGATTATCAGTGTATTTCAAAATAATTTGATTGTTAGTAATCAATTCGTTATAAATGTCTTCATTACAGTAGTAATGACCTTCACCGTGTGCTACCGGATAAACAACCACTTCATTTTCTTCATATAAATCTGTGAATGGCGTCTGATTATTTACAATACGTAAAGATTCATTACGGCTGACAAATAAATGTGAATCATTATGAAGTAACGCACCAGGTAGTAAACCGATTTCAGTTAAAATTTGGAATCCATTACATACACCTAGTACTGGTTTGCCTTCTTTAGCCAATCTTTTAACTTCATTGATAACCGGCGCTACGCTTGCCATAGCACCTGATCTTAAATAATCTCCAAAAGAGAATCCACCAGGAATAAGTACACCATCAAATCCTTCTAATGTTGTCGTTCTATAATCAACATATTCCGCTTCAACACCTGATTTAATCGCTGCATTATACATATCTCTATCACAATTTGAACCTGGAAATACAAGAACAGCAAATTTCATGTTATGCATTCTCCTTTTCATCAATCACTTTATAGCTATATTCTTCAATAACAGTGTTGGCAAATAGCTTTTCACTTAATGTTGTAATAATATTATCAACCGCTTCATCAGTTGCTTCATCAACTGTCATGTATAATACTTTTCCTACTCGAATATCATTAACTTGTTTATATCCTAAATCATGAACTGCTCGATTTAATGCTTGACCTTGTGTATCTAAAACTTGAGGTTGTAAAGTGACATGTAATTCAATTGTTTTCATTATTTTAAATCCTCCAATTTATTTAAAAATGATTGATATGTTTCAATTAATGAGCCCGTATCATTTCGGTAGACATCTTTATCAAAATTTGTATCTGAATATTTATCCCATATTCTGCATGTATCTGGTGAAATTTCATCAGCTAGTAAAATTTTTCCTTCATTTGTAATTCCAAATTCAATTTTAAAATCTACAAGTCTTAATTCCATTTCATCCATTAGTTGAACAAGTACTTTATTAATATCGAGTGCCATTGATTTTAACGTTGAAATTTGATCATCATAAGCAATGTGTAACAACTTAATATGGTCTTCTGTAATCAATGGATCATTTAATTCATCATTTTTATAGAAAAATTCAACCAAAGCCACATCAAAGAGATACCCTTTTTCAAATCCAAGTCTTTGTGTAATAGAACCTGCTGCAATATTTCTAACTACCACTTCTAATGGAATAATTTTCACTGATTCTACTAACTGTTCTGTATCGGATAATTGCTTGATAAAATGACTTTTTAAACCATTTTTTTCTAAGTATTCAAAGATAATTGAAGTAATACGATTATTAAGTTTTCCTTTTCCAGACATGGCATCTTTTTTAGCACCATTGCCTGCAGTGACTTCATCTTTGTATTCAACACGTAACTCATTGGGTTTATCCGTGGAATATATTTTTTTAGCTTTACCTTCATAAAGTAATGTCATTTATTGGTCTCTCCCTTCAAAACGCTTCAACATGTCCTTTTCAGTGTCATCGATTCGGTTCGTTAATATAGTCATATGTCCCATTTTTCTATTTGGTTTACGCTCAGATTTACCATAAATATGAACGTGCCATTCAGGATGCGCTGCAAATTCATCTTCCAATAAATCTAAATCTTTACCTAATAAATTCATCATGACAGCAGGCTTTAGTGTTTCTATTTTGTCAGGCAAGGTTTGACCAGTGACTGCTAAAATATGAGTGTCAAATTGTGAATAATCACATGCTTCAATTGAATAATGTCCAGAATTATGAGGTCGAGGTGCGATTTCGTTAACATACAATTGATCATTGCAATCAATGAAAAACTCAACTGTAAATGTTCCTATAAAGTGGACAGTTTTTATTATTTTTTCAACTTCTCGTTTAGCATTCTCGATTTGATTACATCTCGCAGGGACTATGGTTTTGAATAAAATTTGATTTCTATGTTCATTTTCTTGTAGTGGGAAGTATGTGATTTGTTGATGATTACCGATAGTCACAGTAAGTGACACTTCTTTTTTAATATTTAAAAATTGTTCTGCGACACATTCCTGATTTGATACTAATTTTTCAGCTTCTTTAATATCTTCTTCAGATTTAACTAATATTTGACCTTTGCCGTCATAACCACCGAAACGTGTTTTAACAATAAATGGATAGCCAAGTGTATTAGTAGCCTTTGATAAATCATCTTTATGTTTAATTGAGGTATATGGAACAATCTGTGTTCCTGCTTGTTCTAAAGTTTGTTTTTCAGTTAAACGATCTTGAAGTAATTGTATGGCTTGATAGCCTTGAGGAATATTATATTTTTCAGTAAGCGTCTTAAGTTGTTCAGCTGATATATTTTCAAATTCATAAGTAATGACATCCGAACTTTCACCTAGAAGATGCAGTGCACGTTCGTCATCATAATTCGCTTCTATAAATTCATGTGCCACATATCTACATGGACAATCAGAACTTGGATCTAAAACAATCACCTTATATCCCATTTTTTGAGCTGATTGTGCCATCATCTTACCTAATTGACCACCACCAATAATGCCTATGGTTGAGCCAAATGATAGTTTATTGAAGTTCATTTTGCATTTCCTCCACTTTTTGTACCAATGTTTTTTCATAATTTTCCAAATTTTCACGAACTGACGAATTACTTATACCTAATATTCTTGCAGCTAGTATCCCAGCATTTTTAGCCCCTGCTTTACCGATTGCTGTCGTCGCTACTGGAATTCCACCCGGCATCTGTACAATCGACAATAGAGAATCCAATCCTTTTAAACTTTTAGATTCAATAGGAACACCAATAACAGGTAATGTGGTCATCGATGCAACCATACCTGGTAAATGCGCTGCACCACCAGCTCCTGCAATGATTAAATCATAACCGTTGTTACTTGCATGACTCGCAAAATCTACCATTAAATGAGGCGTACGATGCGCTGAAACGACTTTCTTTTCATACGGAATTTCAAATTGTTCAAGCATTGTGCAACTTTCGCTCATAATTTCCCAATCGGAAGAACTACCCATAATGACTGCTACTTTCAAGATGTACACCCTTTCAAAACTTTGGATTTATTTGTCGTTAAGTTGTATATTACAGATATAGCATAACAATCATCAAATGCTTTTTCAATCAAAAATCGAACTTTAATAAGAAATTTTAATTAAATTTACGTCTTTTAGCTATTAAGTTATGTAAATTTAATGTTAAAGTTAAGTTATTGGAAAATAGGAGGAGATATTGTGGTAGCAAAATTATTAGATGGTAAACAAATCGCTAAAGATTATCGTCAAGGTTTAAAAGATCAAGTGGAAGTACTTAAATCTAAAGGATACACACCTAAATTATCCGTAATATTGGTCGGTAACGATGG harbors:
- the purN gene encoding phosphoribosylglycinamide formyltransferase; this translates as MTKVAIFASGSGSNFENIVRHVQQGHIEDIEITALYTDHHDAYCIKRAEQLGVSVHINEPKRFESKSHYEQHLLSLLSAEGVQWIVLAGYMRLIGEDILKAYPHKILNIHPSLLPKFKGIDAIGQAFRSGDSITGSTVHYVDNGMDTGEIIEQRQCDIRTDDTIETLEERVKQLEYELYPSVIAKIIR
- the purM gene encoding phosphoribosylformylglycinamidine cyclo-ligase: MSKAYEQSGVDIHAGYEAVERMSSHVKRTIRKEVIGGLGGFGATFDLSQLNMKAPVLVSGTDGVGTKLKLAIDHNKHDSIGIDAVAMCVNDILTTGAEPLYFLDYIATHKVVPEIIEQIVKGISDACEETNTALIGGETAEMGEMYHEGEYDLAGFAVGAVEKDEYIDGSDVKSGQVIIGLASNGIHSNGYSLVRQLIKKSGINLNDKFGQHTYLETFLAPTQLYVKPILELKKHVTIKAMNHITGGGFYENIPRSLPDGLSAEINANAFPTPAIFDWLQEQGNISTDEMYNIFNMGIGFTVIVDEIEKDKTMDILKQLNVNAYEIGRIVEDSHNPIHIQGV
- the purF gene encoding amidophosphoribosyltransferase translates to MFNYSGLNEECGVFGIWNHPDAAQLTYMGLHSLQHRGQEGAGIVAANHEELVGERGLGLLTEAIKDDQLSRLKDYHNAIGHVRYATSGNKGIENIQPFLYHFYDMSVAICHNGNLINAQSLRQNLEKHGAIFHSSSDTEVIMHLIRRSKAPTFEEALKESLRQIKGGFTFAVLTKDALYGAVDPNAIRPLVVGKMQDNTYILASETCAIDVLGAEFVQDIHAGEYVIINDDGILVKSYTRHTNTAISAMEYIYFARPDSTIAGKNVHAVRKASGKRLAQESPVEADMVIGVPNSSLSAASGYAEEIGLPYEMGLVKNQYVARTFIQPTQQLREQGVRVKLSAVKDIVEGKNIILVDDSIVRGTTSKRIVKMLKDSGANEVHVRIASPEFMFPSFYGIDVSTTAELISASKSPEEICEYIGADSLAYLSVNGLIESIGLDYDAPYSGLCVESFTGDYPAGLFDYEENYKKHLSDRQKAYINENKHYFDSEGNINV
- the purL gene encoding phosphoribosylformylglycinamidine synthase subunit PurL is translated as MSKFIEPSVEEIKLEKLYQDMGLSDKEYDKVCEILGREPNFTETGIFSVMWSEHCSYKHSKPFLKQFPTTGEHVLMGPGEGAGVVDIGDNQAVVFKVESHNHPSAIEPYQGAATGVGGIIRDIVSIGARPINLLNSLRFGELSNKQNQRLLKGVVSGIGGYGNCIGIPTTAGEIEFDDRYDGNPLVNAMCVGIIDHDMVQKGTAKGVGNSVIYVGLKTGRDGIHGATFASEELTEESESKRPSVQIGDPFVGKKLMEATLEAITFDELVGIQDMGAAGLTSSSSEMAAKGGSGLHLRLDQVPTREPGISPYEMMLSETQERMLLVVEKGTEQKFLDLFEKHELDSAVIGEVTDTNRFVLTYEDEVFADIPVQPLSDEAPVYILEGEEKAYNTSKNDYSHIDIENVFDQLLKHPTIASKHYLYEQYDQQVGANTIIKPGLQSSVVRVEGTNKAIASTIDGEARYVFNQPYEGGKMVVAEAYRNLIAVGATPLAMTDCLNYGSPEKKEIYQQLIDSTKGMAEACDVLKTPVVSGNVSLYNETRGTSIFPTPVVGMVGLIDDVNYLADFKPQAGEKLYIVGDTRDDFGGSQLEKLIYGTVNHEFESIDLSDEVAKGEAVKSAIRNGAASHVQTVGKGGLLITLAKISAHYDLGLEAKIDVSNAQLFSESQGRYIISVKENESLNIENAIEIGQFNDGNQFVVSNNQTTIIKNVADIKDVWEGAISQCLTTQD
- the purQ gene encoding phosphoribosylformylglycinamidine synthase I, with translation MKFAVLVFPGSNCDRDMYNAAIKSGVEAEYVDYRTTTLEGFDGVLIPGGFSFGDYLRSGAMASVAPVINEVKRLAKEGKPVLGVCNGFQILTEIGLLPGALLHNDSHLFVSRNESLRIVNNQTPFTDLYEENEVVVYPVAHGEGHYYCNEDIYNELITNNQIILKYTDNPNGSYADIAGIVNKEGNVCGMMPHPERAMESLLGTDSGVKLFEAMVNSWREQNV
- the purS gene encoding phosphoribosylformylglycinamidine synthase subunit PurS, which gives rise to MKTIELHVTLQPQVLDTQGQALNRAVHDLGYKQVNDIRVGKVLYMTVDEATDEAVDNIITTLSEKLFANTVIEEYSYKVIDEKENA
- the purC gene encoding phosphoribosylaminoimidazolesuccinocarboxamide synthase, with the translated sequence MTLLYEGKAKKIYSTDKPNELRVEYKDEVTAGNGAKKDAMSGKGKLNNRITSIIFEYLEKNGLKSHFIKQLSDTEQLVESVKIIPLEVVVRNIAAGSITQRLGFEKGYLFDVALVEFFYKNDELNDPLITEDHIKLLHIAYDDQISTLKSMALDINKVLVQLMDEMELRLVDFKIEFGITNEGKILLADEISPDTCRIWDKYSDTNFDKDVYRNDTGSLIETYQSFLNKLEDLK
- the purK gene encoding 5-(carboxyamino)imidazole ribonucleotide synthase codes for the protein MKKHWYKKWRKCKMNFNKLSFGSTIGIIGGGQLGKMMAQSAQKMGYKVIVLDPSSDCPCRYVAHEFIEANYDDERALHLLGESSDVITYEFENISAEQLKTLTEKYNIPQGYQAIQLLQDRLTEKQTLEQAGTQIVPYTSIKHKDDLSKATNTLGYPFIVKTRFGGYDGKGQILVKSEEDIKEAEKLVSNQECVAEQFLNIKKEVSLTVTIGNHQQITYFPLQENEHRNQILFKTIVPARCNQIENAKREVEKIIKTVHFIGTFTVEFFIDCNDQLYVNEIAPRPHNSGHYSIEACDYSQFDTHILAVTGQTLPDKIETLKPAVMMNLLGKDLDLLEDEFAAHPEWHVHIYGKSERKPNRKMGHMTILTNRIDDTEKDMLKRFEGRDQ
- the purE gene encoding 5-(carboxyamino)imidazole ribonucleotide mutase; this encodes MKVAVIMGSSSDWEIMSESCTMLEQFEIPYEKKVVSAHRTPHLMVDFASHASNNGYDLIIAGAGGAAHLPGMVASMTTLPVIGVPIESKSLKGLDSLLSIVQMPGGIPVATTAIGKAGAKNAGILAARILGISNSSVRENLENYEKTLVQKVEEMQNELQ